From the genome of Streptomyces sp. NBC_01116, one region includes:
- a CDS encoding CoA-transferase subunit beta — MSGRDPGTTRPVTSSELLSVVASRELAGRRTVFAGIGLPTPATELARLTVAPGIEVVYESGVCGAHPSRLPETIADAVLITGAEAVVSMPTLFGSVLQGGHIDVGFLGAAQIDRWGSLNTSVIGDWDRPSVRLPGSGGAVEVMANAREVFVVMRRHTPRSFAGALDFCTTPGPDRALADGIRPLGVGVTRVVTELGVLAREGVGDELRLVAVHPGVTVEQVRAATGWELRTAGTVATTAAPTAAELRLLRDDVDPDRVYLR; from the coding sequence GTGAGCGGGCGGGACCCGGGAACCACGCGGCCGGTCACCTCCTCCGAGCTGCTGTCCGTCGTCGCCTCGCGCGAACTGGCCGGACGCCGCACGGTGTTCGCGGGCATCGGGCTGCCGACGCCGGCGACCGAGCTGGCGCGGCTGACCGTCGCGCCGGGCATCGAGGTGGTGTACGAGTCCGGGGTCTGCGGGGCGCACCCCTCCCGTCTGCCGGAGACCATCGCGGACGCCGTCCTGATCACCGGGGCGGAGGCGGTGGTGTCGATGCCCACGCTGTTCGGCTCGGTGCTCCAGGGCGGGCACATCGACGTGGGTTTCCTGGGGGCCGCGCAGATCGACCGGTGGGGCAGCCTCAACACCTCGGTCATCGGCGACTGGGACCGTCCGTCGGTCCGGCTGCCCGGGTCCGGCGGCGCGGTCGAGGTGATGGCGAACGCCCGGGAGGTGTTCGTGGTGATGCGCCGCCACACACCGCGTTCCTTCGCCGGGGCCCTCGACTTCTGCACCACGCCGGGCCCGGACCGGGCGCTGGCGGACGGTATCCGCCCGCTGGGCGTCGGTGTCACCCGGGTCGTCACCGAACTGGGCGTCCTCGCCCGGGAGGGCGTCGGCGACGAGCTGCGGCTGGTCGCCGTCCATCCCGGGGTCACCGTCGAGCAGGTGCGGGCCGCGACCGGCTGGGAGCTGAGGACGGCCGGCACGGTGGCGACGACGGCCGCGCCGACCGCCGCCGAGCTGCGGCTCCTGCGGGACGATGTCGACCCCGACCGTGTCTACCTCCGCTGA
- a CDS encoding DUF6597 domain-containing transcriptional factor — protein sequence MPREHQRYQERPSRLAGAVVWTLDVPPGPPGPARSVLPDGCMDLIWSAGRLVVAGPDTHAFRVDPRNRASCAAIRFPPGTAPVLLGVPAHELRDHRVELADLWSRGAVGGLVDRIGRAADPAAALEDYALALAAETGPPDPLTAAVADRLRRGGSVAATAAEVGLGARQLHRRSLAAFGYGPKTLARILRLQRALSLVRAGVPYAEAAGAAGCVDQAHLAREMRALAGTTLGAYLSAGDAEANSDTPQPSGSRTTA from the coding sequence ATGCCCCGGGAACACCAGCGGTACCAGGAACGGCCGTCCCGGCTGGCCGGGGCCGTCGTCTGGACGCTGGACGTCCCGCCCGGACCGCCGGGCCCCGCCCGGTCCGTCCTTCCCGACGGCTGCATGGACCTGATCTGGTCCGCCGGCCGACTGGTCGTGGCCGGACCCGACACCCACGCCTTCCGGGTCGACCCCCGCAACCGCGCCTCCTGCGCCGCGATCCGCTTCCCGCCCGGAACCGCCCCCGTACTCCTCGGCGTACCGGCGCACGAACTGCGCGACCACCGGGTCGAACTCGCCGACCTCTGGTCCCGTGGAGCCGTCGGCGGGCTCGTCGACCGGATCGGCCGGGCCGCCGACCCCGCGGCCGCCCTGGAGGACTACGCCCTGGCCCTGGCCGCCGAGACCGGCCCCCCGGACCCGCTCACGGCGGCCGTCGCCGACCGGCTGCGGCGCGGCGGCTCCGTCGCGGCGACGGCCGCCGAGGTCGGCCTCGGGGCCCGCCAACTGCACCGCCGCTCCCTGGCCGCCTTCGGCTACGGCCCCAAGACCCTGGCCCGGATCCTCCGCCTTCAGCGCGCCCTGTCCCTCGTCCGCGCGGGCGTGCCGTACGCGGAGGCGGCCGGCGCGGCGGGCTGCGTCGACCAGGCGCACCTGGCCCGCGAGATGCGCGCCCTCGCCGGGACGACGCTCGGGGCCTACCTCTCGGCGGGCGACGCGGAGGCGAACAGCGACACCCCGCAGCCGTCCGGGTCCAGGACGACCGCGTAG
- a CDS encoding CoA transferase subunit A, with amino-acid sequence MRRTVDGTAGKVMSMREAVASFVHDGDTVSLEGFTHLIPTAAGHEIIRQGRRNLTVVRMTADIVVDQMLAAGCVTRLVSSFVGNSSAGSLGELRRRIERAAPEPLAFEEYSHYGMVCRYLAGAQRLPFHPLRSYAGSDLPSVNPGIRKVTSPYPAADGGTEQIYVVPPVNPDVTIVHAQRADRRGNTQVWGLTGVQAEAVFAAEKAVVVVEELVADEVVRSDPNRTLIPAHAVDAVVVCPRGAHPSFAQGYYDRDNAFYRSWSAISKDPARLREWLAEWVYGTADHAEYVAKQGEEFWAGLAVGEALSEPVDYGRRL; translated from the coding sequence ATGAGGAGAACCGTGGACGGGACGGCCGGCAAGGTCATGTCGATGAGGGAGGCCGTCGCCTCCTTCGTCCACGACGGGGACACCGTGAGCCTCGAAGGGTTCACCCATCTCATCCCGACCGCCGCCGGTCACGAGATCATCCGGCAGGGCCGCCGGAATCTCACGGTCGTCCGGATGACGGCGGACATCGTGGTGGACCAGATGCTGGCGGCCGGGTGTGTGACGCGGCTGGTCTCCTCCTTCGTGGGGAACTCCTCCGCCGGTTCGCTCGGGGAGCTGCGGCGGCGGATCGAGCGCGCCGCCCCGGAGCCGCTGGCGTTCGAGGAGTACAGCCACTACGGGATGGTCTGCCGCTATCTCGCGGGGGCGCAGCGGCTGCCGTTCCACCCGCTGCGCTCGTACGCGGGCAGCGACCTGCCGTCCGTCAACCCCGGTATCCGCAAGGTCACCTCGCCCTACCCGGCCGCCGACGGGGGGACCGAGCAGATCTACGTCGTGCCGCCCGTCAACCCGGACGTGACGATCGTCCACGCGCAGCGCGCCGACCGCCGGGGCAACACCCAGGTCTGGGGGCTGACCGGCGTCCAGGCCGAGGCGGTGTTCGCGGCGGAGAAGGCGGTCGTGGTGGTGGAGGAGCTGGTGGCGGACGAGGTGGTCCGCTCGGACCCGAACCGCACGCTGATCCCGGCCCACGCGGTCGACGCGGTGGTGGTCTGCCCGCGCGGGGCGCACCCCTCGTTCGCGCAGGGCTACTACGACCGGGACAACGCCTTCTACCGCTCCTGGTCCGCGATCAGCAAGGACCCGGCCCGGCTGCGGGAGTGGCTGGCGGAGTGGGTGTACGGCACCGCCGACCACGCGGAGTACGTGGCGAAGCAGGGCGAGGAGTTCTGGGCGGGGCTGGCGGTCGGCGAGGCGCTGAGCGAGCCGGTGGACTACGGGAGGCGGCTGTGA
- a CDS encoding LysR family transcriptional regulator, whose protein sequence is MELRHLKAFLAVAEELHFGRAARRLQMAQPPLSQQIRQLEKELGVQLFRRNTRSVRLTGAGESFLDPVRTVLDDLDTAVRAARSAGRGEYGRVTIGFAGASSHETLPRLTRAVRAAHPGLELVMTGQTYANVALSRVADGSLDLGFVRLPVTRPGVEHRVIDEEELLCALPFDHPLARYEAVPLGELADEPFVSFPANSGSTVRDAMTEACESAGFTPRVVQEAPDSYTIMALVAAGVGVTLTVTSVRHIQQGGLVYRPLTGPPIRRQAALAWRADNPSAALHAVLAVARDALPTPVRETGGGHIETPSL, encoded by the coding sequence ATGGAACTGCGCCACCTGAAGGCCTTCCTCGCCGTGGCCGAGGAACTGCACTTCGGCCGGGCCGCCAGACGTCTCCAGATGGCACAGCCGCCCCTGAGCCAGCAGATCCGGCAGCTGGAGAAGGAACTCGGCGTCCAGCTGTTCCGCCGCAACACGCGCTCGGTCCGGCTCACCGGCGCGGGGGAGTCCTTCCTCGACCCCGTACGGACCGTCCTCGACGACCTCGACACCGCTGTGCGGGCCGCGCGCTCGGCGGGCCGGGGCGAGTACGGCCGGGTGACGATCGGCTTCGCCGGAGCCTCCAGCCACGAGACGCTGCCCCGCCTCACCCGCGCCGTGCGCGCCGCACACCCCGGCCTCGAACTGGTCATGACCGGCCAGACGTACGCCAACGTCGCGCTGTCCCGGGTCGCCGACGGCTCCCTCGACCTGGGCTTCGTCCGGCTGCCGGTGACCCGGCCCGGGGTGGAGCACCGGGTGATCGACGAGGAGGAGCTGCTGTGCGCCCTGCCGTTCGACCACCCGCTCGCCCGGTACGAGGCGGTGCCGCTCGGCGAGCTCGCGGACGAACCGTTCGTCTCCTTCCCCGCCAACTCCGGCTCCACCGTGCGCGACGCGATGACCGAGGCCTGCGAGAGCGCCGGGTTCACCCCGCGCGTCGTCCAGGAGGCCCCCGACTCGTACACGATCATGGCGCTCGTCGCCGCCGGGGTCGGCGTCACCCTCACGGTCACCTCCGTACGGCACATCCAGCAGGGCGGACTGGTCTACCGGCCCCTCACCGGACCGCCCATCCGCCGCCAGGCGGCCCTGGCGTGGCGTGCCGACAACCCCTCCGCCGCCCTGCACGCCGTGCTCGCCGTCGCCCGGGACGCCCTGCCGACCCCCGTACGCGAAACGGGCGGAGGGCACATTGAGACGCCGAGCCTCTGA
- a CDS encoding acyl-CoA dehydrogenase family protein, with amino-acid sequence MAATTHTVTNQVPPLVGHDVFAADRVLTEAVERHAAPGVLPVALEELGELGRAAGSAQVQEWGARANACPPVLRTHDRYGHRVDEVEFHPSWHRLLGHAVSAGLTDAWGRPAGHVRRAAGFLVWTQAEAGHGCPLSMTHAAVPALRTDPALAAEWEPLLTSHTYVAGLRPPREKAGALLGMGMTEKQGGTDVRSNTTRAEPLPGGDAYLLTGHKWFCSAPMSDGFLVLAQAPGGLTCFLLPRVLPDGTRNVFAIQRLKDKLGNRSDASAEVEFDGTWARRVGEEGRGVRTIIEMVAATRLDCVVGSAALMRQAVAQAIHHSAYRGAFGGPLIDKPLMRNVLADLALESEAATVLAMRLAAAYDADTAEERAFLRLAVPAAKYWVTKRCSAVVGEALECLGGNGYVEESGMPRLLREAPLNSIWEGSGNVQALDVLRALQREPRALDAFLREVGRARGADHRLDAAIKGLLTELADLEGVEARARRLVERIALVLQGSLLVRWAPPEVSDAFCASRLGGDWGSAFGTLPHTLDLASVVARARPDGA; translated from the coding sequence ATGGCAGCCACCACCCACACAGTGACCAATCAGGTTCCGCCGCTGGTCGGCCATGACGTCTTCGCCGCCGACCGGGTCCTGACCGAGGCCGTCGAGCGGCATGCCGCTCCGGGGGTCCTGCCCGTGGCCCTGGAGGAGCTCGGCGAGCTGGGGCGGGCGGCGGGCTCCGCCCAGGTCCAGGAGTGGGGCGCGCGGGCGAACGCGTGCCCGCCCGTCCTGCGCACCCATGACCGCTACGGGCACCGCGTCGACGAGGTGGAGTTCCATCCGTCCTGGCACCGGCTGCTGGGCCACGCGGTGTCGGCCGGGCTGACGGACGCCTGGGGGCGTCCGGCCGGTCATGTCCGGCGCGCGGCGGGGTTCCTGGTCTGGACGCAGGCCGAGGCGGGGCACGGCTGCCCGCTGTCGATGACGCACGCCGCGGTGCCCGCGCTGCGGACCGATCCGGCGCTGGCCGCCGAGTGGGAGCCGCTGCTGACCTCGCACACGTACGTGGCGGGGCTGCGGCCCCCGCGGGAGAAGGCCGGGGCGCTCCTCGGGATGGGGATGACCGAGAAGCAGGGCGGCACCGACGTCCGGTCCAACACGACGCGGGCGGAGCCGCTGCCCGGTGGGGACGCGTATCTGCTCACCGGTCACAAGTGGTTCTGTTCGGCGCCGATGTCGGACGGCTTCCTGGTGCTGGCGCAGGCCCCGGGCGGGCTGACCTGCTTCCTCCTGCCGCGGGTGCTCCCGGACGGCACGCGCAACGTGTTCGCGATCCAGCGGCTCAAGGACAAGCTGGGCAACCGGTCCGACGCGTCCGCCGAGGTCGAGTTCGACGGCACGTGGGCCCGGCGGGTCGGCGAGGAGGGGCGCGGGGTGCGCACCATCATCGAGATGGTGGCGGCCACCCGGCTGGACTGCGTGGTGGGTTCGGCGGCGCTGATGCGGCAGGCCGTGGCGCAGGCGATCCATCACAGCGCGTACCGCGGTGCGTTCGGCGGGCCGCTGATCGACAAGCCCCTGATGCGCAACGTGCTGGCGGATCTGGCGCTGGAGTCGGAGGCGGCGACGGTGCTGGCGATGCGGTTGGCCGCCGCGTACGACGCGGACACGGCCGAGGAGCGGGCCTTCCTGCGGCTCGCGGTGCCCGCCGCGAAGTACTGGGTCACCAAGCGCTGCTCCGCCGTGGTGGGCGAGGCGCTGGAGTGCCTGGGCGGCAACGGGTACGTAGAGGAGTCGGGGATGCCGCGGCTGCTGCGCGAGGCGCCGCTCAACTCGATCTGGGAGGGCTCGGGCAATGTGCAGGCGCTGGACGTGCTCCGGGCGTTGCAGCGGGAGCCGCGGGCGCTGGACGCGTTCCTGCGCGAGGTCGGCCGTGCGCGCGGGGCGGATCACCGGCTGGACGCGGCGATCAAGGGCCTGCTGACGGAGCTGGCCGACCTGGAGGGCGTCGAGGCGCGGGCACGGCGCCTGGTGGAGCGGATCGCGCTGGTGCTCCAGGGTTCGCTGCTGGTGCGCTGGGCCCCGCCGGAGGTGTCCGACGCGTTCTGCGCCTCGCGCCTCGGCGGGGACTGGGGGTCGGCGTTCGGGACGCTGCCGCACACGCTGGACCTGGCGTCGGTGGTGGCACGGGCCCGGCCGGACGGGGCGTAG
- a CDS encoding 3-hydroxyacyl-CoA dehydrogenase NAD-binding domain-containing protein: protein MRIRIVGAGAMGRGIAQWAASAGHTVELADVRPEAVSEALDFVASMLDRAVAKGRMPAAGRDAAVARLVPLAEPWAAGPEVELVIEAVREDLATKAEVFGELERALPSSAVFATNTSSLSVTRIAATLQDPSRLAGLHFFNPVPLMRIVEVVPGAATRPEIPALLTELVEGCGHRAVTVADTPGFLVNHAGRGLVTEALALLEESVAGPAEIDRIARDVLGLRMGPFELMDLTGLDVTAAVIDSIWEGFRYEDRLRPSFLTPNRVVAGLHGRKTGRGWYAYGEGASGPAPESPVTGDAERPVFLAPGGRAETAAYEEDLAGSLEAAGVRVERGAGPSASAVVLVPVWGTPVSAAVAAGAGPRERTFGVEVLPPAGRRRVLAVTAAGDPVAARDARAVLARAAGGEEPYAVSVVRDTAGTVAQRLLSSVVAVGCSIAERSLAAPGDIDLAVTTGLGYPYGPLAWGERVGAARMLGLQRSLHATTGDPRHRPTRWITERAALGLAVTDPGTSPADCLG, encoded by the coding sequence ATGCGTATCAGGATCGTCGGAGCCGGGGCCATGGGCCGCGGCATCGCCCAGTGGGCGGCGAGCGCCGGTCACACCGTCGAGCTCGCGGACGTACGGCCCGAGGCGGTGTCGGAGGCCCTGGACTTCGTCGCCTCGATGCTGGACCGGGCCGTCGCCAAGGGCCGCATGCCGGCCGCCGGGCGGGACGCGGCCGTGGCCCGGCTGGTGCCGCTCGCCGAGCCGTGGGCGGCGGGACCGGAGGTGGAGCTGGTGATCGAGGCCGTACGGGAGGACCTGGCGACCAAGGCCGAGGTGTTCGGCGAGCTGGAGCGGGCCCTGCCCTCCTCCGCCGTCTTCGCGACCAACACCTCCTCCCTGTCGGTCACCCGGATCGCCGCGACGCTCCAGGACCCCTCGCGCCTGGCCGGGCTGCACTTCTTCAACCCGGTGCCGCTGATGAGGATCGTCGAGGTGGTGCCGGGAGCGGCCACCCGCCCGGAGATCCCGGCCCTGCTGACCGAGCTGGTGGAGGGCTGCGGACACCGTGCGGTGACCGTAGCCGACACGCCCGGCTTCCTGGTCAACCACGCCGGGCGGGGGCTGGTGACCGAGGCGCTCGCGCTGCTGGAGGAGTCGGTGGCGGGCCCGGCGGAGATCGACCGGATCGCCCGGGACGTGCTGGGGCTGCGGATGGGTCCCTTCGAGCTGATGGACCTGACCGGTCTCGACGTGACGGCCGCCGTGATCGACTCGATCTGGGAGGGCTTCCGGTACGAGGACCGGCTGCGCCCGTCGTTCCTGACGCCGAACCGGGTGGTGGCGGGGCTGCACGGCCGTAAGACGGGCCGTGGCTGGTACGCGTACGGCGAGGGGGCGTCCGGCCCCGCGCCGGAGAGCCCGGTCACCGGGGACGCGGAGCGCCCGGTGTTCCTGGCCCCGGGCGGGCGGGCGGAGACCGCCGCGTACGAGGAGGACCTGGCCGGGTCCCTGGAGGCGGCGGGGGTCCGGGTCGAACGGGGCGCGGGGCCGTCCGCGTCGGCCGTGGTGCTGGTGCCCGTCTGGGGGACGCCGGTGTCGGCCGCGGTCGCGGCGGGCGCGGGGCCCCGGGAGCGTACGTTCGGCGTGGAGGTGCTGCCCCCGGCGGGGCGGCGGCGGGTCCTCGCGGTGACGGCGGCGGGCGACCCGGTGGCCGCCCGGGACGCGCGGGCGGTGCTGGCGCGGGCCGCCGGGGGCGAGGAGCCGTACGCGGTGTCGGTGGTGCGGGACACCGCGGGCACGGTCGCGCAGCGGCTGCTGTCCTCCGTCGTCGCGGTCGGCTGCTCGATCGCGGAGCGCTCGCTCGCCGCGCCCGGGGACATCGACCTGGCGGTGACCACGGGGCTCGGCTATCCGTACGGGCCGCTGGCCTGGGGCGAGCGCGTCGGGGCCGCGCGGATGCTGGGGCTCCAGCGGTCGCTGCACGCGACGACGGGCGACCCGCGCCACCGGCCGACGCGGTGGATCACGGAGCGGGCCGCCCTGGGCCTGGCCGTGACCGACCCGGGGACCTCGCCGGCCGACTGCCTGGGGTGA
- a CDS encoding YihY/virulence factor BrkB family protein — MQAAKETPERPPGRLHRARVLYRNVSKRRMAWHLLKDTVNSCIEYRILGLAAEAAFFTLLSLPPLLLGMIGLLGYVDEWTTTTTVASIERNILSAAQTVLSERGVNDFAKPLLADVTTGARPDIISIGFAIALWSGSRAVNVFIDTITVMYGLDGHRGIVKTRLLAFLLYVVALLIGAVVLPLLVVGPDRVVELVPWGTEVIAVLYWPLVILLGVAFLTTLYHVSVPVRSPWIEDVPGALMALGMWVLGSFLLRIYLTNTVEGPTIYGSLAAPIAVLLWIGISAFAVLVGAAVNAAIDRVWPSLATAAAREATERVRAAQAAEFVARTRSAAYAGADDDDDEDDGPAYMPSEFPERWSRFLPPDDVKSRLHATWEKDPRDPKEPKESKESKESREPGGIAEPRTSGPAEEPPSR; from the coding sequence GTGCAGGCAGCAAAGGAAACACCCGAGCGGCCACCGGGCCGGCTCCACCGGGCGCGAGTGCTCTACCGCAACGTCTCCAAACGACGCATGGCGTGGCACTTGCTCAAGGACACCGTCAACTCGTGCATCGAGTACCGCATCCTGGGACTCGCGGCCGAGGCGGCGTTCTTCACCCTGCTCTCGCTGCCCCCGCTGCTGCTCGGCATGATCGGACTGCTCGGTTACGTCGACGAGTGGACGACGACCACCACCGTCGCCTCCATCGAGCGCAACATCCTCTCCGCCGCCCAGACGGTGCTGTCCGAGCGCGGGGTCAACGACTTCGCCAAACCGCTGCTCGCCGACGTCACGACCGGGGCCCGCCCCGACATCATCTCCATCGGCTTCGCCATCGCCCTGTGGTCCGGCTCCCGCGCGGTGAACGTCTTCATCGACACCATCACCGTCATGTACGGACTCGACGGCCACCGCGGCATCGTCAAGACCCGGCTGCTCGCCTTCCTGCTGTACGTCGTCGCCCTCCTGATCGGTGCGGTGGTGCTGCCGCTGCTGGTCGTCGGCCCGGACCGGGTCGTCGAACTGGTGCCGTGGGGCACCGAGGTCATAGCCGTCCTGTACTGGCCGCTCGTGATACTGCTGGGCGTCGCGTTCCTCACGACGCTCTACCACGTGTCCGTGCCGGTGCGCTCACCCTGGATCGAGGACGTCCCCGGGGCCCTGATGGCGCTCGGCATGTGGGTCCTCGGCAGCTTCCTGCTCCGGATCTACCTGACCAACACGGTCGAAGGCCCCACCATCTACGGCTCCTTGGCGGCGCCGATCGCCGTCCTCCTGTGGATCGGCATCTCCGCCTTCGCGGTCCTGGTCGGCGCCGCGGTCAACGCGGCCATCGACCGGGTGTGGCCCTCGCTCGCCACGGCCGCCGCCCGCGAGGCCACCGAACGCGTCCGGGCCGCGCAGGCCGCCGAGTTCGTCGCCCGTACCCGCTCGGCCGCCTACGCCGGAGCGGACGACGACGATGACGAGGACGACGGCCCCGCGTACATGCCCTCCGAGTTCCCCGAGCGCTGGTCCCGCTTCCTGCCGCCCGACGACGTGAAGTCCCGGCTGCACGCGACCTGGGAGAAGGACCCCAGGGACCCGAAGGAACCCAAGGAGTCCAAGGAGTCCAAGGAGTCCAGGGAGCCCGGAGGGATCGCGGAGCCCAGGACGTCCGGGCCGGCGGAGGAACCACCCTCCCGCTGA
- a CDS encoding VOC family protein encodes MTPRLDAISIITADLAASLAFYRRLGLDIPEGAESAPHVEVTLTGGQRLLWDTEEVIASFDPGWQRPSGGERLGLAFVCDSPAEVDAVYADLVEAGYTGHAKPWDAVWGQRYAVVLDPDGCGVSLFASASPAER; translated from the coding sequence ATGACTCCACGACTTGACGCGATCAGCATCATCACGGCGGACCTGGCGGCCTCGCTCGCCTTCTACCGCAGGCTCGGCCTCGACATCCCCGAAGGGGCGGAGTCCGCACCGCATGTCGAAGTGACCCTGACCGGCGGGCAGCGGCTGCTGTGGGACACGGAGGAGGTCATCGCCTCGTTCGACCCGGGGTGGCAGCGGCCCTCGGGCGGCGAGCGGCTCGGTCTGGCGTTCGTCTGCGACAGCCCGGCGGAGGTGGACGCGGTGTACGCGGACCTCGTCGAAGCCGGGTACACGGGCCATGCGAAGCCCTGGGACGCGGTGTGGGGGCAGCGCTACGCGGTCGTCCTGGACCCGGACGGCTGCGGGGTGTCGCTGTTCGCCTCCGCGTCGCCCGCCGAGAGGTAG
- a CDS encoding GAF domain-containing protein, whose protein sequence is MTETGSAGVVRVTGQGAGRQATRSLHRAREARLSGARSEVAPRAEIDASWDRVVRSGMDPGQSPESELLLADEIEYRRHSTALGELMPLLRKGLASIADAAQQIMVVTDAEGRVLWRQGHTGVLRRAHDICLEEGAAWAESATGTNAIGTALAARVPIQVHSAEHFIRALHGWTCAAAPVRDPRDGRLIGIVDISGPASTFHPATLALVDSVARLAEGEIRTRHLAEIERLRAVAAPILCRIGGRALAVDVHGRLAAVTGMSPVDRLPLPKSLGPGPVWLPSLGMCRVEPLPGGWLVQVDDDGAEGAPRRVVLDLSRPRALAVRVTGPLGSRTQRLSPRHAEMLYALAVHRQGRSASELARDIFGDGSRTVTVRAEVSRLRRQLAEVLEHRPYRFGDGVEVEVVHPEDRADLLPHSRAPVVAQARRPAATA, encoded by the coding sequence ATGACGGAGACAGGTTCTGCGGGGGTGGTGCGGGTGACGGGCCAGGGGGCGGGCCGCCAGGCGACCCGGTCGCTCCACCGGGCGCGGGAGGCGCGGCTGTCGGGGGCACGGTCCGAGGTCGCGCCCCGGGCGGAGATCGACGCCTCCTGGGACCGGGTGGTGCGCAGCGGCATGGACCCCGGCCAGTCGCCGGAGAGCGAGCTGCTGCTGGCGGACGAGATCGAGTACCGGCGCCACAGCACGGCGCTCGGCGAGCTGATGCCGTTGCTGCGGAAGGGGCTGGCCTCGATAGCGGACGCCGCGCAGCAGATCATGGTGGTGACCGACGCGGAGGGCCGGGTGCTGTGGCGCCAGGGCCATACGGGGGTGCTGCGCCGGGCCCATGACATCTGCCTGGAGGAAGGGGCGGCCTGGGCCGAGTCGGCGACCGGCACGAACGCGATCGGGACGGCGTTGGCCGCCCGGGTCCCCATCCAGGTCCACTCGGCCGAGCACTTCATCCGGGCCCTGCACGGCTGGACCTGTGCGGCGGCTCCGGTCCGGGACCCGCGCGACGGGCGGCTGATCGGGATCGTGGACATCAGCGGGCCGGCGTCCACGTTCCACCCGGCGACGCTGGCGCTGGTCGACTCGGTGGCGCGGCTCGCCGAGGGTGAGATACGCACCCGTCACCTGGCGGAGATCGAGCGGCTGCGCGCGGTGGCCGCGCCGATCCTGTGCCGGATCGGCGGGCGGGCGCTGGCGGTGGACGTGCACGGGCGGCTGGCGGCGGTGACCGGGATGTCTCCGGTGGACCGGCTGCCGCTGCCGAAGTCGCTGGGGCCGGGTCCGGTGTGGCTGCCCTCGCTCGGCATGTGCCGGGTCGAGCCGCTGCCGGGCGGCTGGCTGGTGCAGGTGGACGACGACGGCGCGGAGGGGGCGCCGCGCCGGGTGGTGCTGGACCTGAGCCGGCCCCGGGCGCTCGCGGTGCGGGTGACCGGGCCGCTGGGGAGCCGCACCCAGCGGCTCTCGCCGCGTCACGCGGAGATGCTGTACGCCCTGGCGGTGCACCGGCAGGGGCGGTCGGCCTCGGAGCTGGCGCGGGACATCTTCGGGGACGGGTCCCGGACGGTGACGGTCCGGGCCGAGGTCTCCCGGCTGCGGCGTCAGTTGGCGGAGGTGCTGGAGCACCGCCCGTACCGCTTCGGGGACGGGGTGGAGGTGGAGGTGGTCCACCCGGAGGACCGCGCGGATCTGCTGCCGCACTCCCGGGCGCCGGTGGTGGCTCAGGCCCGCAGGCCGGCTGCGACCGCCTGA